One Saccharomyces eubayanus strain FM1318 chromosome XVI, whole genome shotgun sequence DNA segment encodes these proteins:
- the MIY2 gene encoding ubiquitinyl hydrolase 1 produces MDLNFTAKTVEINGETHRILLQNENGPCALLALANVLILSPSHTKISCELIKLVNKGNEVPLGELVQVLANIGLQFTDKAGTDINELLTILPQLHKGLNVNPKFNGSFENSKEMSIFRLFDVDLVHGWVIDNRIDDAIKEKVCHYSYESAQRILTQAADINSGLMKEDNSKEILDDAMHIELFLNESPTQLTDIGLRQLREKTLQNTYSILFRNDHFSTLYKYKDQLYTLVTDFGFKNCTGIVWQSLGSVDGSGDAFFAGDFSSAKSNDESPANETEHGFKNNNRSFKEAHQIENDSELARRLQQQEEERLTMLETKRRNCHSRKKSESPPKKEASKRKSSPAKVKRSETSKSECIVM; encoded by the coding sequence ATGGACTTGAACTTTACGGCGAAAACTGTCGAAATAAACGGTGAAACCCATAGAATTCTACTGCAAAACGAAAATGGACCTTGTGCGCTCTTAGCACTTGCGAATGTTCTAATACTCTCCCCAAGTCATACCAAAATTTCTTGTGAGTTAATAAAGTTGGTGAACAAAGGAAATGAAGTCCCTTTAGGAGAACTCGTTCAAGTGCTAGCCAACATCGGTTTACAATTTACAGATAAAGCTGGTACTGACATAAATGAATTATTAACAATATTACCCCAATTACATAAAGGCTTGAACGTTAACCCCAAATTCAACGGATcctttgaaaatagtaaaGAGATGTCAATATTCCGGTTGTTTGACGTTGATCTCGTCCATGGTTGGGTAATCGATAATCGTATAGATGATgcaataaaagaaaaagtatgTCACTACTCTTACGAATCTGCCCAAAGAATCTTAACACAAGCAGCTGATATAAATAGCGGCCTTATGAAAGAAGATAACTCGAAGGAAATCTTGGACGATGCTATGCAtattgaactttttttgaacgAATCACCAACGCAGTTAACAGACATCGGGCTACGACAACTAAGAGAAAAGACACTGCAGAACACatattcaattttattCAGAAACGACCATTTCTCTACATTGTACAAGTACAAAGATCAATTATACACACTGGTCACAGACTTTGGGTTTAAGAATTGTACAGGCATCGTGTGGCAGTCTCTAGGTTCTGTAGATGGGTCAGGTGATGCCTTTTTTGCTGGTGATTTCAGTAGCGCAAAGTCAAATGATGAGTCGCCGGCAAATGAGACTGAACATGgctttaaaaataataatcgGTCATTCAAAGAGGCTcatcaaattgaaaatgatagCGAATTGGCTAGACGTTTACAGcagcaagaagaagaacgtCTAACAATGTTAGAAACTAAGCGAAGGAACTGCCActctagaaaaaaatcagaaagcccaccaaaaaaagaggcgTCTAAACGAAAAAGTAGTCCTGCAAAGGTGAAACGGTCCGAAACCTCAAAAAGTGAGTGCATTGTGATGTAG
- the NAB3 gene encoding Nab3p produces the protein MSEENDNIEVQDVPSPEQSMGSDSNENESMNNINDDEQSESNDQEEEQEAEREEENEEQHELEDVNDEEEEEKEDAEGEEEEEDENEEGEEEEQGNGNSSAELDSSSEDDDDEEEEEAEEESDKPKDDQAESTSMNSPNEELQTEQTGADTAGNEVSGEENENTQSVNMENVNYELLQKQVKYIMDSNMLNLPQFQHLPHDEKMSAILAMLNSNSDTALFSPVQEAPVATAGTMAPAPTGSAKNIDQRKPPLSDAQRRMRLPRADLSKPITEEEHDRYTAYLHGENKITEMHNIPPKSRLFIGNLPLKNVSKEDLFRIFSPYGHIMQINIKNAFGFIQFDNPLSVRDAIECESQEMNFGKKLILEVSSSNARPQFDHGDHGTNSSSTFISSAKRPFQTESADIYNDDNGANFKKSKRHTPSCVIYVKRTADRTYASEVFNRFRDGTGLETDMIFLKPRMELGKMINDVAYDGVWGVVLVNKTHNVDVQTFYRGSQGETKFDEYISISAEDAVAIFNNIKNNRNSSRPTDYRAMNHQQNVYGAPPLPVPTAPAVVPPPQPNYYQNYGMPPPQQQQQQQPYGQSYGMPPPSHDQGYAAQAQIPINQNYGRYQSSVSAPPPPQQQQMPQGYGRYQGAPPPQPSSQTPMDQQQLLSAIQNLPPNVVSNLLSMAQQQQQQPHAQQQLVGLIQSMQGQAPQQQQQQLGGYASMNPSPPPMNNYNGQNMSAKSPVPPMPHQGQPLQQPPQQQQQQQQPPHQQQPPQQQHHQQPAGNNVQSLLDSLAKLQK, from the coding sequence ATGTCagaagaaaacgataacATTGAGGTTCAAGATGTTCCCTCTCCCGAACAGTCTATGGGTAGCGACTCTAACGAAAACGAGTCGATGAACAACATTAACGACGATGAGCAGAGCGAATCTAATGATcaggaagaagaacaggaaGCCGAAagagaggaagaaaatgaagaacaaCATGAACTGGAAGATgtaaatgatgaagaagaggaagaaaaggaggACGCAGAAGgggaggaggaggaggaggacGAGAATGAGGAAGGAGAGGAGGAAGAGCAAGGAAATGGCAACAGTTCTGCAGAATTAGATAGTTCTAGcgaagacgatgatgacgaggaggaggaagaggCGGAGGAAGAAAGCGATAAACCTAAAGATGATCAAGCAGAGAGCACTAGTATGAATAGTCCAAATGAAGAATTACAAACAGAACAAACTGGCGCTGATACAGCTGGGAACGAAGTAAGtggtgaagaaaatgagaatACTCAATCAGTTAACATGGAAAATGTTAATTATGAGCTTCTACAGAAGCAAGTCAAATATATCATGGACAGTAATATGCTAAATCTACCTCAGTTCCAGCACTTACCACacgatgaaaaaatgtCTGCCATCTTGGCAATGCTAAATTCAAACTCTGATACAGCTCTTTTTTCACCTGTGCAAGAAGCTCCTGTCGCGACGGCTGGAACCATGGCCCCAGCCCCTACAGGTAGTGCCAAAAACATCGACCAAAGAAAACCTCCATTATCGGATGCTCAAAGACGTATGAGATTACCCAGGGCTGATTTGTCTAAACCAATTACCGAAGAGGAACACGACCGTTACACTGCTTACTTGCATGGTGAAAATAAGATTACAGAAATGCATAATATTCCACCCAAGTCAAGATTATTTATTGGTAATTTACCACTTAAGAACGTGTCCAAGGAAGACTTGTTCAGAATTTTCTCTCCATATGGTCATATCATGCAAATAAACATCAAGAACGCCTTCGGGTTTATTCAGTTCGATAATCCCCTAAGTGTAAGGGACGCCATTGAATGCGAATCACAAGAAATGAACTTCggcaaaaaattgatattGGAAGTTTCCAGCTCTAACGCCCGTCCACAATTTGATCATGGTGATCATGGCACCAATAGCAGTTCCACGTTTATTTCTTCTGCTAAACGCCCATTCCAGACCGAATCTGCCGATATTTACAATGATGATAACGGTGCTAATTTCAAGAAGTCCAAAAGACACACACCTTCATGTGTTATATATGTTAAAAGAACCGCGGACCGTACTTATGCCAGTGAGGTATTTAACAGATTTAGGGATGGTACCGGTTTGGAAACCGATATGATTTTCTTAAAGCCAAGAATGGAATTAGGCAAAATGATTAACGATGTCGCATATGATGGTGTATGGGGTGTTGTATTAGTCAACAAAACGCATAATGTTGATGTTCAAACTTTCTATAGAGGTTCACAAGGCGAAACAAAATTCGATGAGTATATTAGCATCTCTGCTGAAGATGCGGTTGCAATttttaataatatcaaaaacaatagaaaTAGTTCCCGTCCCACCGACTACCGTGCCATGAACCATCAACAAAATGTATATGGCgctcctcctcttcctgTGCCAACTGCGCCGGCTGTTGTACCACCTCCTCAACCGAACTATTACCAAAATTACGGCATGCCTCCtccacaacaacaacagcagcaacaaccTTATGGCCAATCATATGGAATGCCCCCACCATCTCACGACCAAGGTTATGCGGCACAGGCCCAAATCCCTATCAACCAAAACTACGGTCGCTACCAAAGTTCTGTGTCTGCGCCACCACCtccacaacaacaacaaatgcCTCAAGGGTATGGTCGTTATCAAGGTGCTCCACCCCCACAGCCTTCTTCCCAAACTCCAATGGATCAGCAACAACTATTGTCTGCTATTCAAAATTTGCCTCCAAACGTTGTGTCAAATCTACTTTCCATGGCtcagcaacagcaacagcaacctCACGCTCAACAGCAATTGGTTGGTTTAATCCAATCAATGCAAGGCCAGGCTCcccaacaacagcagcaacagctGGGTGGATATGCTTCGATGAACCCATCGCCCCCTCCTATGAATAATTACAATGGTCAAAATATGTCTGCAAAATCTCCAGTCCCACCTATGCCACATCAAGGCCAACCCCTGCAGCAACCCccacaacagcaacaacagcaacaacaacctCCACATCAGCAACAACCcccacaacaacaacatcatcaGCAACCTGCTGGAAATAATGTTCAAAGTCTATTAGATAGTTTGGcaaaactacaaaaatag
- the COA2 gene encoding Coa2p has product MRAVTRNKVVNNLYFSTFLIAFASVAIGSILPCPAHSVESDSPAVEQHKLQLTHEQEVKKNNALRKEI; this is encoded by the coding sequence ATGAGGGCTGTTACGAGGAATAAAGTAGTAAACAACCTGTACTTTTCCACGTTCCTTATTGCATTCGCATCCGTGGCCATCGGTTCTATACTGCCGTGCCCAGCGCATTCCGTTGAATCTGATTCGCCGGCTGTGGAACAACACAAGCTTCAGCTGACTCACGAGCAGGAGGTTAAGAAGAATAATGCTCTGAGGAAAGAGATATAG
- the GUP2 gene encoding putative O-acyltransferase: MSVSRIWSSVVHFFSVQAVDSRIKPDPEFKRRRKLFISSSKNETGSSSIKSIVSTVSGTTRSPVSGSNNPSLSLWNTWEFRLYYLAFLIVLPWMLKAALATSSDSNPNYYKYSGLLSRGWLLGRKVDNSDSQYRFFRSKFFPLSVLILLQTALKKLFIKFSKSSKIYFDFACGLVFICLFYGINSIKFFTHAFIFFTLAHSLKRKRSLATLAIWSYGVFTLFINQKVRNFPFSNIATILNPMDHWYKGIIPRWDFFFNFTLLRLLSYSMDFLERWHEQLSPQPTTNYEDNQPEFRKSSSVSTLQTIYESGKNSALDEKDRMVAEHHIQDYNFINFIAYITYAPLFLVGPIITFNDYLYQTGNKLPSLTRKSISLYALKVFLSLLLMEIVLHFFYVGAIARTKAWSNDTPLQLAMIGLFNLNIMYLKLLIPWRLFRLWAMIDGIDAPENMLRCVDNNYSSLGFWRAWHTSFNKWVIRYIYVPFGGSNNRISTSFAVFSFVAIWHNIEFRLLFWGWLTVFLLLAETFVTKCFIKYRFKVWYRFFCGAGAVINICMMMVVNLYGFCLGADGTKLLLRDIFSTLSGLEFSLMGAASLFIAVQIMFEIREEEKRHGINLKC, translated from the coding sequence ATGTCGGTGTCGAGGATATGGAGTAGCGTCGtacatttcttttctgtgCAGGCGGTTGATTCACGCATAAAGCCAGATCctgaattcaaaagacgACGGAAACTGTTCATTAGCTCCTCRAAAAACGAAACTGGTTCATCATCCATCAAAAGCATAGTTTCTACTGTCAGTGGCACTACTCGTAGCCCAGTGAGCGGTTCTAATAACCCATCTTTATCACTATGGAATACGTGGGAATTTAGACTATATTATTTAGCGTTTTTAATAGTGCTTCCGTGGATGCTCAAAGCTGCCCTGGCTACAAGTTCCGATTCCAACCCGAATTATTACAAATATAGTGGCCTGCTATCTCGTGGCTGGCTTCTGGGGCGTAAAGTAGATAACAGCGACTCTCAGTACAGATTTTTTAGGTCAAAATTTTTCCCATTGTCTGTATTGATACTACTACAAACTGCATTGAAAAAGctttttattaaatttaGTAAAAGCTCCAAGATATATTTCGATTTTGCGTGCGGTCTAGTTTTCATCTGCTTATTTTATGGTATCAATTCCATCAAGTTCTTCACGCATgcttttatcttttttactTTGGCACATTCGTTGAAGAGAAAGCGTTCATTAGCCACATTAGCAATTTGGTCTTATGGTGTCTTTACGTTATTCATTAACCAAAAAGTGAggaattttccttttagTAATATTGCTACAATCCTGAACCCCATGGACCATTGGTATAAAGGCATTATCCCAAGATGggacttttttttcaatttcacaTTGTTACGTTTATTGAGTTATTCTATGGACTTCTTGGAAAGATGGCATGAACAATTGAGTCCGCAACCTACAACAAATTATGAGGATAACCAGCCCGAATTCAGGAAAAGTTCATCTGTTTCTACTTTACAAACCATTTATGAATCAGGTAAGAATAGCGCCTTGGACGAAAAAGATCGAATGGTCGCAGAACATCACATACAGGATTACAATTTTATTAATTTCATTGCTTACATCACGTATGCGCCATTATTCTTGGTAGGCCCAATAATAACTTTTAACGATTATCTTTATCAGACAGGAAATAAGTTACCTTCTTTGACGAGAAAAAGCATAAGTCTATATGCCCTAAAAGTATTTCTAAGTTTGCTTTTGATGGAAATCGTCCTACATTTCTTCTATGTAGGTGCAATAGCAAGAACTAAGGCATGGAGTAACGACACACCTTTACAACTAGCCATGATCGGACTGTTTAACTTGAATATCATGTATCTAAAGCTTTTGATACCATGGAGGCTCTTTAGACTATGGGCTATGATTGATGGTATTGACGCGCCGGAAAACATGCTACGATGTGTAGACAACAACTATAGTTCACTAGGGTTTTGGAGAGCTTGGCATACGAGCTTCAACAAATGGGTAATCCGCTACATATATGTCCCGTTTGGTGGTTCCAACAATAGAATATCAACAAGCTTTGCCGTGTTTTCATTCGTAGCGATATGGCACAATATTGAGTTTAGATTATTATTTTGGGGATGGTTAACTGTCTTTTTGTTGCTGGCTGAAACTTTTGTTACTAAATGTTTCATTAAATATAGATTCAAGGTCTGGtatagatttttttgtgGTGCTGGTGCCGTAATAAATATTTGCATGATGATGGTTGTTAACCTATATGGATTCTGTTTGGGCGCAGATGGTACGAAACTCCTATTAAGGGACATCTTCAGTACTTTGTCTGGTTTAGAGTTCTCTCTTATGGGTGCAGCAAGCTTATTCATTGCCGTCCAAATAATGTTTGAAATTAgggaggaagaaaaaaggcaTGGCATCAACTTGAAGTGTTGA
- the POS5 gene encoding NADH kinase translates to MFPRLKLNHPMRWSRIYSTLDSHAIRLTSGSKFVKIKPVYGLRGSSSADFVSPPNSKLQSLIWHNPLQNVYITKKPWTPSTREAMVEFITHLHESYPEVNVIVQPDVAEEISQDFKAPLENDPNRPHILYTGSEQDIVNRTDLLVTLGGDGTILHGVSMFGNTQVPPVLAFALGTLGFLLPFDFKEHRRVFQEVISSRAKCLHRTRLECHLKKKGNSSSIVTHAMNDIFLHRGNSPHLTNLDIFIDGEFLTRTTADGVALATPTGSTAYSLSAGGSIVSPLVPAILMTPICPRSLSFRPLILPHSSHIRIKIGSKMNQKPVKSVVNLSIDGIPQHDLDVGDEIHVINEVGTIYIDGTQLPTTRKAQPEFENSKKPRRSGIYCVAKTENDWIRGINELLGFNSSFRLIKRQSDNE, encoded by the coding sequence ATGTTCCCGAGACTGAAATTGAACCACCCAATGAGGTGGTCTAGAATCTATAGCACACTTGATTCACATGCCATAAGATTGACGAGCGGCTCAAAatttgtaaaaataaagcCTGTATATGGCTTGAGGGGTAGTTCATCAGCAGATTTCGTGTCCCCTCCAAATTCCAAATTACAGTCTTTGATCTGGCACAATCCGTTACAGAATGTTTATattacaaaaaaacctTGGACTCCGTCTACAAGAGAAGCGATGGTCGAATTTATAACACATTTGCATGAGTCATACCCTGAGGTGAACGTCATTGTTCAACCAGATGTTGCAGAAGAAATTTCTCAGGATTTCAAGGCCCCCCTTGAGAATGATCCTAACCGGCCTCATATACTTTATACTGGCTCTGAACAAGATATCGTCAACAGAACAGATTTACTGGTAACGTTGGGGGGCGATGGGACCATCTTACATGGTGTTTCTATGTTTGGGAATACACAAGTTCCTCCGGTTTTAGCATTTGCTCTTGGGACACTAGGATTTTTATTACCgtttgatttcaaagaacATAGAAGAGTTTTCCAAGAGGTAATTAGCTCCAGGGCGAAATGCTTACATAGAACGAGATTAGAATgtcatttgaaaaagaaaggtaaCAGTTCGTCTATCGTAACCCATGCCATGAACGATATATTCTTACATAGAGGTAACTCTCCCCATCTCACTAACCtagatatttttattgatgGTGAATTTTTAACTAGAACCACAGCAGACGGTGTGGCATTAGCTACTCCAACGGGATCTACAGCATATTCATTATCCGCAGGAGGGTCAATCGTTTCTCCATTAGTACCTGCTATCTTAATGACCCCAATCTGTCCACGTTCTTTGTCGTTTAGACCATTGATTTTGCCTCATTCATCTCACATTAGGATAAAAATAGgttcaaaaatgaaccAAAAACCTGTTAAAAGTGTGGTGAACCTATCTATTGATGGTATACCTCAACACGATTTGGATGTCGGCGATGAAATTCACGTCATAAACGAAGTCGGCACTATTTACATTGATGGTACTCAACTCCCAACCACGAGGAAAGCTCAGCCTGAATTCGAGAATTCgaaaaaaccaagaagatCTGGGATATATTGTGTGGCCAAGACCGAGAATGACTGGATTAGGGGAATCAATGAACTTTTGGGCTTCAATTCCAGCTTTAGACTTATCAAAAGACAGAGTGACAATGAATGA
- the MF(ALPHA)1 gene encoding Mf(Alpha)1p: MKLSTIVTAVLFTASSVLAAPVNTTTENETAQIPAEAIIGYLDLEGDSDVAVLPFANSTNTGLLFINTTISNLAAKEEGVSLSKREADAEAWHWLKLRPGQPMYKREAEADADAEAWHWLKLRPGQPMYKREAEADADAEAWHWLKLRPGQPMYKREAEADADAEAWHWLTLRPGQPMY, from the coding sequence ATGAAACTCTCAACAATTGTTACAGCTGTTTTGTTTACAGCTTCTTCCGTTTTAGCCGCCCCAGTTAATACCACTACCGAAAATGAAACAGCTCAAATTCCTGCCGAAGCTATCATTGGCTACTTGGATTTGGAGGGTGATTCTGACGTTGCTGTTTTGCCATTTGCAAACAGCACCAACACTGGTTTACTGTTCATAAATACTACTATTTCAAACCTTGCTGCCAAGGAAGAAGGTGTTTCATTGAGCAAGAGAGAAGCCGATGCTGAAGCTTGGCACTGGTTGAAATTGAGACCTGGTCAACCAATGTACAAAAGAGAAGCTGAAGCCGATGCCGATGCTGAAGCTTGGCACTGGTTGAAATTAAGACCTGGTCAACCAATGTACAAAAGAGAAGCTGAAGCCGATGCCGATGCTGAAGCTTGGCACTGGTTGAAATTAAGACCTGGTCAACCAATGTATAAGAGAGAAGCTGAAGCCGATGCCGATGCTGAAGCTTGGCACTGGTTGACATTGAGACCTGGTCAACCAATGTACTAA
- the UIP4 gene encoding Uip4p — protein sequence MVTIVFDHPADDFPDLKIAGEFTKWEGVPMEINDDSGKWEYTFDKSSTTKYEDKVHFKFIDHNGNWFADDEYPKEIDEHSNENNVTTLKNKENDTNEERENEEEDKDAEEKENEEDDKDAKEEENNEQILYDEGPETPNPSLRDVKTTASSNSRNPRSEPVLAEEVVTKEGKHDDSALDNAPLNSKIEVNDQPPTQVQRVEIHKRNEELDNSFEGNDNTRVNEDTDVTDSQGSEHEIVDSDTENTDMSEQEEIQKRDKPGDQPAKSVVREGDTRPQDYESILEKLLGALGRFFGSWFSWLTTDTSSTETA from the coding sequence ATGGTCACTATTGTATTTGATCACCCAGCAGATGACTTCCCAGACTTGAAGATCGCTGGAGAATTCACAAAGTGGGAAGGTGTGCCCATGGAAATTAATGACGATTCCGGAAAGTGGGAGTATACATTTGACAAATCATCGACAACTAAATACGAAGATAAGGTACATTTTAAATTTATAGATCACAATGGCAACTGGTTTGCCGATGACGAGTATCCAAAGGAGATTGACGAACACAGTAACGAAAATAATGTTACcacattgaaaaacaaagagaacgacacaaatgaagaaagagaaaacgaGGAGGAGGATAAAGatgcagaagaaaaagaaaacgaagaggatgataaagatgcaaaagaagaagaaaacaatgagCAGATTTTGTATGACGAAGGCCCCGAGACGCCAAATCCCTCTTTGAGAGATGTTAAAACAACTGCTTCTTCtaattcaagaaatcctCGAAGTGAACCTGTTCTTGCAGAAGAGGTTGTTacaaaagaaggaaaacaTGACGATAGTGCACTTGATAATGCCCCACTAAACTCAAAAATAGAAGTCAATGATCAACCTCCAACCCAGGTTCAACGGGTAGAAATTCACAAACGTAATGAAGAGCTGGACAATTCTTTTGAAGGTAATGATAACACAAGAGTTAATGAGGATACAGACGTGACTGATTCGCAAGGATCGGAACATGAGATTGTCGATTCAGACACTGAAAATACAGACATGTCCGAACAAGAAGAGATACAAAAAAGAGATAAACCAGGTGATCAACCGGCGAAGTCAGTGGTCAGGGAAGGTGATACACGTCCTCAAGACTATGAAAGTATCTTGGAAAAGTTGCTAGGAGCATTAGGGCGTTTCTTTGGGTCATGGTTCTCTTGGCTGACAACGGATACGTCAAGTACGGAGACAGCTTAA
- the MRN1 gene encoding Mrn1p, whose protein sequence is MVVSYNNNNNSLPPFASSDDSTMYQHSNSSGHYRDPYLNDQQAFGDATYPMNGGFTLLPSDFTRDPNDSFLYENSGFLDYHPIQQQPPQFQVSQQTESQQQRLLQEQNFGMGNENIQSNNHYFEYERSSNEVSPFGDENPNAVSDSISPIVRATATAVTNANAPLSVNSQANNPLNFTSAPTRTVYLGNVPPHLTVKELLDHVRSGVVEDVKIIPEKMCAFISFVDESAALLFHSDAILKRLNIGDRDIKIGWGKPTRIDPIVAARITTDGATRNVYIGRMTVEGEESHLSEEQLRADLQEYGEIDCIKIIKEKGIAFIHFASILNAIKVVTNLPIRNAYYQNKRIFYGKDRCAFITKTQQHNAAQFLGVQPGMEHMIEFSDREFISSALLQQSAAAAAIATSAGGPNNLGNRTVYLGSLPKDVKIEEICNAVRGGLLQSIKLLNDRYVCFVTFIDPTAAAQFYAMSSLYGFTVQKKRCKVGWGKHSGPLPNALALAVSNGASRNVYVGNIDFASDSLNDERIFTENNLRSIFQQYGEVEQINFLPEKNCCFINYTNISNAILALDKIKSNPYFKDLKINFGKDRCGNVPHQSR, encoded by the coding sequence ATGGTGGTTtcttataataataataataactcACTACCtccttttgcttcttctgATGACTCTACCATGTACCAGCACTCCAATTCTTCCGGTCATTATCGAGACCCTTATTTGAATGATCAGCAAGCCTTTGGTGATGCTACGTACCCTATGAATGGCGGTTTTACTCTTTTGCCATCCGACTTTACGCGGGATCCAAACGATTCTTTCCTTTATGAAAATAGCGGTTTCTTGGACTACCATCCAATTCAACAGCAACCACCACAGTTTCAGGTGAGCCAGCAAACCGAATCGCAACAGCAACGGCTTCTACAAGAgcaaaattttggaatggGCAacgaaaatattcaaagcAACAACcattattttgaatatgaaAGATCTTCTAATGAAGTTTCCCCATTCGGCGATGAAAATCCAAATGCGGTGTCTGATAGCATTTCTCCCATTGTTAGGGCAACCGCCACCGCCGTAACCAACGCAAATGCTCCCTTGTCAGTAAATTCACAAGCCAACAATCCTTTGAATTTTACTTCTGCTCCAACCAGAACTGTCTATTTAGGTAATGTACCACCACATCTGACAGTAAAAGAACTTTTAGATCATGTTAGGAGCGGTGTCGTGGAAGACGTTAAAATCATACCTGAAAAGATGTGCGCATTCATATCCTTTGTCGATGAGAGTGCAGCACTATTGTTTCATTCGGATGCAATTTTAAAGCGTTTAAATATTGGTGATAGAGATATAAAGATTGGTTGGGGTAAACCAACCCGCATTGATCCTATTGTGGCTGCGAGAATAACTACCGATGGTGCGACAAGAAACGTATACATTGGTCGTATGACAGTCGAAGGTGAGGAATCTCATTTATCTGAAGAGCAATTGAGAGCCGATTTACAAGAGTATGGCGAAATTGATTGTataaaaatcatcaaagaaaagggaaTTGCCTTTATTCATTTTGCATCTATTCTAAATGCTATAAAAGTGGTTACGAATCTACCAATAAGAAACGCATATTACCAAAATAAGAGAATATTCTATGGGAAAGATAGATGCGCGTTTATCACCAAAACGCAGCAACATAACGCAGCTCAATTTCTAGGTGTTCAACCCGGGATGGAACACATGATAGAATTTTCTGATCGTGAGTTTATATCGAGCGCCTTGTTACAACAATCAGCGGCCGCTGCGGCAATTGCCACATCAGCCGGAGGCCCCAATAACTTGGGTAACAGAACTGTTTATCTAGGCAGTTTGCCTAAAGATGTTAagattgaagaaatatgTAACGCGGTTCGTGGCGGCTTATTACAGAGTATAAAGCTCTTGAATGATCGCTACGTGTGCTTCGTCACCTTCATTGATCCTACTGCTGCCGCGCAGTTTTATGCGATGAGTTCTTTGTATGGATTCACAGTTCAGAAAAAACGTTGCAAAGTCGGCTGGGGCAAGCACTCCGGCCCACTGCCCAATGCTCTTGCCTTGGCAGTCAGTAACGGCGCGTCAAGAAACGTTTACGTGGGTAACATTGATTTTGCTAGCGATTCCTTAAATGATGAACGTATCTTCACGGAAAACAATTTGAGAAGTATTTTCCAACAGTACGGGGAAGTAGAGCAAATCAATTTCTTACCTGAGAAAAACTGTTGCTTTATTAATTATACCAATATCAGCAATGCAATTCTGGCTTTAGACAAGATCAAGTCCAACCcatatttcaaagatctcaaaatcaattttGGTAAAGACAGATGCGGTAACGTGCCCCACCAATCTCGTTAA
- the RTC6 gene encoding mitochondrial 54S ribosomal protein bL36m, which yields MFLQTLRLNMPRVLSHLKLSPATVTRAYTLPSLLSAGPQQPALTAANRSLVFSRGFKVRTSIKKFCSDCYLVRRKGRVYIYCKSNKKHKQRQG from the coding sequence ATGTTTCTACAGACGCTCCGCCTTAATATGCCAAGGGTGCTATCGCACTTGAAACTGTCTCCCGCAACGGTAACGAGGGCGTACACTCTGCCCTCCCTCTTGTCGGCAGGTCCTCAACAGCCGGCACTTACAGCAGCTAACAGGTCGTTGGTGTTCAGCAGGGGCTTTAAAGTCAGAACCTCTATCAAAAAGTTTTGTAGCGACTGCTACCtggtaagaagaaaaggacgAGTGTACATCTACTGCAAGTCGAACAAAAAGCACAAGCAGCGTCAAGGCTGA